In one Tistrella mobilis genomic region, the following are encoded:
- a CDS encoding Re/Si-specific NAD(P)(+) transhydrogenase subunit alpha, translating into MKIAVPRETRAHEKRVAATPETVKKYRDLGFEVVVEAGAGLGAAITDDAFKAAGAEIAADAAAALTGADLVLKVQAPDEAETAALPKGATLVAMLSPYTNRELVKRLAEAGVTAFAMELVPRITRAQSMDVLSSQSNLAGYRAVIDAAAEFGRAMPMMMTAAGTVPPARVLVLGAGVAGLQAIATARRLGGVVSAFDVRPAVKEQVESLGASFVDVPNDEAASAETKGGYAREMSDAYKARQAQVLADHVKKNDMVITTAQIPGKPAPVLITEEMVASMKPGSVIVDLASETGGNCALTRHGEVVETPGGVRIVAFPNVPARVAVNAAQLYAKNLLTFVTLMVDKETKALKVDTADEIIAGTLLTQGGAVVHPNFKEAE; encoded by the coding sequence ATGAAGATCGCAGTTCCGAGGGAGACCCGCGCGCACGAGAAGCGCGTCGCGGCGACCCCCGAAACGGTCAAAAAATATCGCGACCTGGGCTTTGAGGTCGTGGTGGAGGCGGGCGCCGGGCTGGGGGCCGCCATCACCGACGATGCGTTCAAGGCAGCAGGTGCCGAGATCGCCGCCGATGCCGCGGCGGCGCTGACCGGGGCCGACCTTGTGCTGAAGGTGCAGGCACCCGACGAGGCCGAGACCGCGGCCCTGCCCAAGGGGGCGACCCTGGTCGCCATGCTGAGCCCCTACACCAATCGTGAGCTGGTGAAGCGGCTGGCAGAGGCCGGGGTGACCGCCTTCGCCATGGAGCTGGTGCCGCGCATCACCCGCGCCCAGTCGATGGACGTGCTCTCGTCGCAGAGCAATCTGGCGGGCTATCGGGCGGTGATCGACGCGGCTGCCGAGTTCGGCCGCGCCATGCCGATGATGATGACCGCAGCCGGCACCGTGCCACCGGCCCGCGTGCTGGTGCTGGGCGCCGGCGTCGCCGGCCTGCAGGCGATCGCGACCGCGCGGCGCCTGGGCGGTGTCGTCTCGGCCTTCGACGTGCGTCCGGCGGTGAAGGAACAGGTCGAAAGCCTGGGGGCGAGCTTCGTCGACGTGCCCAATGACGAGGCCGCCTCTGCCGAGACCAAGGGCGGCTATGCCCGCGAGATGAGCGACGCCTACAAGGCCCGCCAGGCGCAGGTGCTGGCCGATCATGTCAAGAAGAACGACATGGTCATCACCACCGCCCAGATCCCCGGCAAGCCCGCCCCGGTGCTGATCACCGAGGAGATGGTGGCCTCGATGAAGCCGGGCTCGGTGATCGTCGATCTGGCGTCGGAAACCGGCGGCAATTGCGCGCTCACCCGCCATGGCGAGGTGGTCGAGACCCCGGGTGGCGTGCGCATCGTCGCCTTCCCGAACGTGCCGGCCCGGGTGGCGGTCAATGCCGCCCAGCTCTACGCCAAGAACCTGCTGACCTTCGTGACGCTGATGGTCGACAAGGAAACCAAGGCGCTGAAGGTCGACACGGCCGACGAGATCATCGCCGGCACGCTGCTGACCCAGGGCGGCGCCGTGGTGCATCCGAACTTCAAGGAGGCCGAGTGA
- a CDS encoding MlaC/ttg2D family ABC transporter substrate-binding protein — protein sequence MTIRLRGIAVAVALGAALPILPVFGPATSSVAMAAISPQAAASSIEDFGNKAISALSEPGLDRETRTERFRKLFHEGFDFDWISRFVLGRHWRTASGPQRDAFRDAFDAYVVATYSSRFADYIADTYSKQLAASGEGKAFKTTNVRADSNDDRMVVISGQIWRPDGPPVPLDFRVRVDGSSPQIIDIAIEGVSMAITQRSEFSSVIERSGMDGLIGELKRRTEQVTASAR from the coding sequence ATGACCATCCGTCTTCGCGGAATCGCGGTTGCCGTGGCACTCGGCGCAGCGCTGCCGATTCTGCCAGTCTTCGGACCCGCCACCTCGTCCGTGGCGATGGCCGCCATCTCGCCCCAGGCTGCGGCCAGCTCGATCGAGGATTTCGGCAACAAGGCGATCTCGGCCCTGTCCGAACCCGGCCTCGATCGTGAGACCCGGACCGAGCGGTTCCGCAAGCTGTTCCATGAAGGCTTCGATTTCGACTGGATCTCGCGCTTCGTGCTGGGCCGCCACTGGCGGACCGCGAGCGGGCCCCAGCGCGACGCCTTCCGCGACGCCTTCGACGCCTATGTCGTCGCCACCTATTCCAGCCGCTTCGCCGACTACATCGCCGATACCTATTCGAAGCAGCTGGCGGCATCGGGCGAAGGCAAGGCCTTCAAGACCACCAATGTCCGCGCCGATAGCAATGATGACCGGATGGTCGTGATTTCCGGCCAGATCTGGCGCCCGGACGGGCCGCCGGTGCCGCTGGATTTCCGCGTCCGCGTGGACGGCAGCAGCCCGCAGATCATCGACATCGCGATCGAAGGCGTGAGCATGGCCATCACCCAGCGCTCCGAATTCTCGTCGGTGATCGAGCGCTCGGGCATGGACGGGCTGATCGGCGAGCTGAAGCGCCGTACCGAACAGGTCACCGCCTCGGCCCGGTAA
- a CDS encoding NAD(P) transhydrogenase subunit alpha encodes MSALDQLQSAADANLEAANASLDAARQAQAEIARLAVDGAAAHGGVDPLVLGLTVFVLAIFVGYYVVWKVTPALHTPLMAVTNAISGIIVVGAIIAAGPATFGFATVMGFLAVTLASVNIFGGFVVTNRMLQMFKKKG; translated from the coding sequence ATGAGCGCGCTCGACCAGCTTCAGTCTGCCGCCGATGCCAATCTCGAGGCGGCCAATGCCAGCCTCGACGCCGCGCGTCAGGCGCAGGCCGAAATCGCCCGCCTTGCCGTTGATGGTGCCGCCGCCCATGGTGGCGTCGATCCGCTGGTGCTTGGCCTGACCGTCTTCGTGCTGGCGATCTTCGTCGGCTATTACGTGGTCTGGAAGGTGACGCCGGCGCTGCACACGCCGCTGATGGCGGTCACCAACGCAATCTCGGGCATCATCGTCGTCGGTGCGATCATCGCCGCCGGTCCTGCCACCTTCGGCTTCGCCACGGTGATGGGCTTCCTGGCGGTCACGCTCGCCTCGGTCAACATCTTCGGCGGCTTCGTGGTGACCAACCGCATGCTGCAGATGTTCAAGAAGAAGGGCTGA
- the metF gene encoding methylenetetrahydrofolate reductase [NAD(P)H] — MTVTTDGRVLTPRALWDAPAPVPGLKISLEFFPPRGAQAEARLWENVARLAAYAPDFVSVTYGAGGSTRDKTRDTVLRMRRDYGLAAAAHLTCVDASRADVMAVAEGYIADGIDHVVALRGDPPQGAGPYVPHPDGFPFAVDLVRALADLGRFEISVAAYPEVHPQAQSAGADLDNLKAKLDAGATRAITQYFFDPAVFLRFRDRAAAAGITRPILPGLMPVLGFQQIKRFSAACGAGIPDWMERLYDGADADEATHQAVSAMLLAEQARVLAAEGCADLHFYTLNKAELTISACHLLGIRPRAEVAAARAAG; from the coding sequence ATGACGGTGACCACCGACGGGCGGGTCCTGACCCCCCGGGCGCTCTGGGACGCGCCCGCGCCGGTGCCCGGGCTGAAGATCAGCCTGGAGTTCTTCCCGCCCCGCGGCGCCCAGGCAGAGGCGCGACTGTGGGAGAATGTCGCACGGCTTGCCGCCTATGCACCCGACTTCGTGTCGGTGACCTATGGCGCGGGCGGGTCCACCCGCGACAAGACGCGGGACACGGTGCTGCGCATGCGCCGGGACTACGGCCTTGCCGCCGCTGCTCATCTCACCTGCGTCGACGCCTCGCGCGCGGATGTCATGGCGGTGGCCGAGGGCTACATCGCAGATGGCATCGATCATGTCGTGGCGTTGCGCGGCGACCCGCCCCAGGGGGCCGGGCCCTATGTTCCGCATCCGGACGGCTTCCCCTTCGCGGTGGATCTTGTGCGCGCCCTGGCCGATCTCGGCCGGTTCGAGATCAGCGTGGCGGCCTATCCCGAGGTTCACCCCCAGGCACAAAGCGCCGGGGCCGATCTCGACAATCTGAAGGCCAAACTGGATGCCGGCGCCACCCGCGCCATCACCCAGTATTTCTTCGACCCGGCGGTGTTCCTGCGCTTCCGCGACCGCGCGGCGGCGGCCGGCATCACCAGACCCATCCTGCCCGGGCTGATGCCGGTGCTGGGCTTCCAGCAGATCAAGCGGTTCTCGGCCGCCTGCGGTGCCGGGATTCCCGACTGGATGGAACGGCTCTATGATGGCGCCGATGCCGACGAAGCCACCCATCAGGCGGTCTCGGCCATGCTGCTCGCCGAACAGGCGCGGGTGCTGGCGGCGGAAGGCTGCGCGGATCTGCACTTCTACACCCTGAACAAGGCGGAGCTGACCATCAGCGCCTGCCACCTGCTCGGCATCCGCCCGCGGGCGGAGGTGGCCGCCGCCCGCGCGGCCGGCTGA
- a CDS encoding NAD(P)(+) transhydrogenase (Re/Si-specific) subunit beta, which produces MALKGLSSPVSARNGNRIGIGGMALAVLVTLFQPGVESYWLVVLGVIIGGAVGTIIALRIQMTAMPQLVAAFHSLVGLAAVFVAIAAYYAPEAYGIGTAGSIKVNSLIELSLGSAIGAITFTGSIIAFGKLQGIFKSAPVRFPMQHPINLGLGIAVIALIVVFCLTEAPAAFWLLTLIALALGILLIIPIGGADMPVVVSMLNSYSGWAAAGIGFTLENHLLIITGALVGSSGAILSYIMCKGMNRSFFNVILGGFGTDGSSAAAGGADLGDRTVKQGSAEDAAFIMKNASSVIIVPGYGMAVAQAQHALKEMADMLEKAGVKVRYAIHPVAGRMPGHMNVLLAEANVPYDAVFELEDINRDFASTDVAFVIGANDVTNPAAKTDPASPIYGMPILDVERAGTVLFIKRSMASGYAGVENELFFRDNTMMLFGDAKKMTEEIVKAIEHA; this is translated from the coding sequence ATGGCGCTGAAGGGGCTGTCCTCGCCGGTCAGCGCCCGCAACGGCAACCGCATCGGCATTGGTGGCATGGCGCTGGCCGTGCTGGTCACCCTGTTCCAGCCGGGTGTCGAAAGCTACTGGCTGGTGGTGCTGGGCGTGATCATCGGCGGTGCCGTGGGCACGATCATTGCGCTGCGCATCCAGATGACCGCGATGCCGCAGCTGGTCGCGGCCTTCCACAGCCTGGTCGGCCTCGCCGCGGTGTTCGTCGCCATCGCCGCCTATTACGCGCCCGAGGCCTATGGCATCGGTACCGCCGGCAGCATCAAGGTGAACAGCCTGATCGAGCTGTCGCTGGGCTCGGCCATCGGTGCGATCACCTTCACCGGCTCGATCATCGCCTTCGGCAAGCTTCAGGGCATCTTCAAGTCGGCGCCGGTGCGCTTCCCGATGCAGCACCCTATCAATCTGGGTCTCGGCATCGCCGTGATTGCGCTGATCGTGGTGTTCTGCCTGACCGAGGCGCCGGCGGCCTTCTGGCTGCTCACCCTCATCGCGCTGGCGCTGGGCATCCTGCTGATCATCCCGATCGGCGGCGCCGACATGCCGGTCGTGGTGTCGATGCTGAACAGCTATTCGGGCTGGGCGGCGGCCGGCATCGGCTTCACCCTGGAAAACCACCTGCTGATCATCACCGGCGCGCTGGTGGGGTCGAGCGGCGCGATCCTGTCCTATATCATGTGCAAGGGCATGAACCGCTCGTTCTTCAACGTGATCCTGGGCGGTTTCGGCACCGATGGCAGCTCGGCCGCCGCGGGTGGCGCCGATCTGGGCGACCGCACGGTGAAGCAGGGCAGCGCCGAGGATGCCGCCTTCATCATGAAGAACGCCTCGTCGGTGATCATCGTCCCCGGCTATGGCATGGCGGTGGCCCAGGCGCAGCATGCGCTGAAGGAAATGGCCGACATGCTGGAGAAGGCGGGCGTCAAGGTGCGCTACGCCATCCATCCGGTCGCGGGCCGCATGCCCGGCCATATGAACGTGTTGCTGGCCGAAGCCAATGTGCCCTATGACGCGGTGTTCGAGCTGGAAGACATCAACCGCGACTTCGCCTCGACCGACGTCGCCTTCGTCATCGGCGCCAACGACGTGACCAACCCGGCGGCCAAGACCGACCCGGCAAGCCCGATCTACGGCATGCCGATCCTGGACGTCGAGCGCGCGGGCACGGTGCTGTTCATCAAGCGCAGCATGGCCTCGGGCTATGCCGGCGTCGAGAACGAGCTGTTCTTCCGCGACAACACCATGATGCTCTTCGGCGACGCCAAGAAGATGACCGAGGAAATCGTGAAGGCGATCGAGCACGCCTGA
- a CDS encoding MlaA family lipoprotein, giving the protein MTIQSPEADSPRPRRLAARLGAAVAALAMLGACATAGNDVPMSAVPNQPAELSDPIEPVNRAIFAANTFVDGLLIRPAAMFYRQMIPPAIQTVIGNFLVNLSLPLVFVNDVAQGEPERAAETAGRFMINSIAGVGGLIDVATDAGMPPAHDEDFDQTFAVWGIGPGPYIVLPILGPATLRHTFGRAADAFGNPVDYAIDDQGTMIGITVAKGIVARERAIEPLDDLKRNSVDFYAAVRSAYWQRRLAEISNGKVGTGQGNDDVFRLDLDAD; this is encoded by the coding sequence ATGACCATCCAGTCCCCGGAAGCGGACAGCCCCCGGCCCCGGCGCCTGGCGGCACGCCTTGGTGCAGCCGTGGCCGCGCTCGCCATGCTGGGCGCCTGTGCCACCGCCGGAAACGACGTGCCGATGTCGGCCGTGCCCAACCAGCCGGCCGAGCTGTCGGACCCGATCGAGCCCGTGAACCGGGCGATCTTCGCGGCCAACACCTTCGTCGACGGCCTGCTGATCCGTCCGGCGGCGATGTTCTATCGCCAGATGATCCCGCCGGCGATCCAGACCGTGATCGGCAACTTCCTTGTCAACCTGTCGCTGCCGCTGGTCTTCGTCAACGACGTGGCCCAGGGTGAGCCGGAACGCGCGGCGGAAACCGCCGGCCGCTTCATGATCAACAGCATCGCCGGTGTCGGCGGCCTGATCGATGTGGCGACCGACGCCGGCATGCCGCCCGCGCATGACGAGGATTTCGACCAGACCTTCGCGGTCTGGGGCATCGGCCCCGGCCCCTATATCGTGCTGCCGATCCTGGGGCCGGCGACGCTGCGCCATACCTTCGGCCGCGCGGCCGATGCTTTCGGCAATCCGGTCGACTATGCCATCGACGATCAGGGCACGATGATCGGGATCACCGTGGCCAAGGGCATTGTCGCGCGGGAGCGTGCGATCGAGCCGCTGGACGACCTGAAGCGCAATTCGGTCGATTTCTACGCCGCCGTGCGCAGCGCCTACTGGCAGCGCCGGCTGGCCGAAATCTCCAACGGCAAGGTCGGCACCGGTCAGGGCAATGACGACGTCTTCCGTCTGGACCTCGACGCGGACTGA
- a CDS encoding ArsR/SmtB family transcription factor translates to MGSLPAVDGPHDTATVAAMDTLLDGLKAAAEPTRLRLLALLSAGELTVTELTQILGQSQPRVSRHLKLMCEAGLLDRIPEGAWVFYRLAREGAAAGLARRLVELLPLDDPALAVDLGRLRRVKEDRARQAEAYFRANAAEWRRIRALHVPEAQVEAALSGLIRTAGPRSLLDIGTGTGRILDLLGPLVDFGLGIDRSREMLAVAREQLASSGLDHCQVRLGDLNQLPVTDAAFDAVVIHQVLHYLDDPGHALAEAARVLRPGGMMVVVDFAAHTLEDLRRDHAHRRLGFSDDEVEDWLSAAGLRSGVPIRLPGEPLTVVLWPAHRTDGAAGPGEDETLRAAAGRRTGHKNRETT, encoded by the coding sequence ATGGGAAGCCTTCCGGCCGTCGACGGGCCGCATGATACGGCGACCGTGGCAGCCATGGACACGCTGCTCGACGGGCTGAAGGCTGCGGCGGAACCGACCCGGCTGCGCCTGCTCGCCCTGTTGTCGGCAGGCGAGCTGACCGTCACCGAACTGACCCAGATCCTGGGCCAGAGCCAGCCGCGCGTTTCCCGCCATCTGAAACTGATGTGCGAGGCCGGGCTGCTCGACCGGATTCCCGAAGGGGCCTGGGTGTTCTACCGCCTGGCGCGCGAAGGGGCGGCCGCAGGTCTGGCCCGGCGCCTGGTGGAACTGCTGCCGCTGGACGATCCGGCGCTGGCGGTCGATCTGGGCCGGCTGCGGCGGGTGAAGGAAGACCGTGCCCGTCAGGCCGAAGCCTATTTCCGGGCCAATGCGGCGGAATGGCGCCGCATTCGCGCCCTGCATGTGCCCGAGGCGCAGGTCGAGGCGGCGTTGTCGGGCCTGATCCGCACGGCCGGGCCGCGCAGCCTGCTCGATATCGGCACCGGCACCGGCCGGATTCTGGACCTGCTGGGCCCGCTGGTCGATTTCGGGCTGGGGATCGACCGCTCGCGCGAGATGCTGGCGGTGGCGCGCGAACAGCTGGCCTCGTCGGGGCTCGATCATTGCCAGGTGCGGCTGGGCGATCTGAACCAGCTGCCGGTGACCGATGCGGCCTTCGATGCGGTGGTGATCCACCAGGTGCTGCACTATCTGGACGATCCCGGCCATGCGCTGGCCGAAGCGGCACGGGTGCTGCGCCCGGGCGGGATGATGGTGGTGGTGGATTTCGCCGCCCATACGCTCGAGGATCTGCGGCGTGATCACGCGCATCGCCGGCTGGGATTTTCCGACGACGAGGTTGAAGACTGGCTCTCGGCGGCCGGGCTCAGGTCCGGGGTGCCGATCCGGCTGCCGGGTGAGCCGCTGACGGTGGTGTTGTGGCCCGCGCACCGGACGGATGGTGCGGCAGGGCCGGGGGAGGACGAGACCCTTCGGGCTGCGGCTGGCCGCAGGACCGGCCATAAGAACAGGGAGACGACGTGA
- the metH gene encoding methionine synthase yields the protein MSRLLDFLGSNVLLLDGGMGSQLQARDLSVDGDYWGKENCSEILNLSRPDIIRDIHTAYFEAGADAVETNTFGGSPITLGEFDLTDQAFEINVKACELAHEAAERFRGDGRERFVIGSIGPGTRLPSLGHIDYDRMEAALIIQARGLIAGRADAFLIETCQDPLQIKAAVNAVKIARAEAGVDLPIMVQVTVETVGTLLVGTDIAAATAIVDALDVDVMGLNCATGPQEMQEHVRYLSQTWRRRISVLPNAGLPELVDGRTHYPLGARELAQWLERFIVEDGIDIVGGCCGTGPDHIRAIDDMLRRRGGARHRPAPVKREVNWMPGAASLFGFVPYFQENAYFSIGERCNANGSKKFREMQDAGNWDGCVGMAREQVKEGSNAIDLCAAFTGRNEVADMTALTTAMRGAVSAPLVIDSTELNVIETTLKLYGGKPIINSINFEDGEEPARARLALAKKFGAAMVALTIDEEGMAKTADRKLAIAERLYALAVDEYGLAPEDLLFDPLTFTIATGNEDDRKLGIETLEGIRLIRERFPRCQIILGLSNISFGLKAAARHVLNSVFLDHALKAGMSGAIVHLSKLMPLHKIAEDEVKVAEDLIFDRRAEGYDPLISFMALFADRKAESQATKVRPETVEERLKLRIIDGDREGLGADLDEAMAKMPPLEIINTVLLDGMKVVGELFGAGKMQLPFVLQSAETMKAAVAWLEPHMEKVEGEQKATIVLATVKGDVHDIGKNLVDIILTNNGYRVVNLGIKQPVASIVQAAREHKADAVGMSGLLVKSTVIMRENLEEMTREGLDVPVLLGGAALTRKYVEEDCVAAYGAGRVAYARDAFDGLSLMNAVVDGRFDAVLDEAKRKREARPSSIRGPKKRASSDEDIKAMLDRPVDFDEVRLRRTELHGGIEVPEPPFWGARVIEHVPLKSVVPYLNETMLFQFHWGYKRAGRKPAEFEAYVKQELWPKLEALLKTCAKEKILDPQAAYGYWKAAGEGNDLVLFETDGTTELARFRLPRQDREGGLCVADFVRDISDPVRDVIGLQVVTVGQHASDVARDWFAADRYQDYLYLHGLGVEIAEAMAEYVHKRIRAELGYAAEDAREIDRMLKQGYRGSRYSFGYPACPNLADQRVLLELLGADRIGIQMGDEDQLHPEQSTSAIVLLHPQAKYFSV from the coding sequence ATGTCACGGCTTCTCGACTTTCTCGGCTCCAACGTCCTGCTGCTCGACGGCGGCATGGGCAGCCAGCTTCAGGCGCGTGATCTCAGCGTCGACGGCGACTATTGGGGCAAGGAGAACTGCTCCGAAATCCTCAACCTCTCCCGCCCCGACATCATCCGCGATATCCACACCGCCTATTTCGAGGCAGGCGCGGATGCGGTGGAGACCAACACTTTCGGCGGCTCTCCGATCACGCTGGGGGAGTTCGACCTCACCGATCAGGCCTTCGAGATCAATGTGAAGGCCTGCGAGCTGGCGCATGAGGCGGCGGAGCGGTTCAGGGGCGACGGCCGCGAGCGCTTCGTGATCGGCTCGATCGGGCCGGGCACGCGGCTGCCCTCGCTCGGCCATATCGACTACGACCGGATGGAGGCGGCGCTCATCATCCAGGCCCGCGGCCTGATCGCCGGCCGCGCCGATGCCTTCCTGATCGAAACCTGCCAGGATCCGCTGCAGATCAAGGCGGCGGTGAATGCGGTCAAGATCGCCCGGGCGGAAGCGGGCGTCGACCTGCCGATCATGGTTCAGGTGACGGTGGAAACCGTCGGCACGCTGCTGGTCGGCACCGACATCGCGGCGGCGACCGCGATCGTCGATGCGCTCGACGTCGATGTGATGGGCCTGAACTGCGCCACCGGCCCGCAGGAAATGCAGGAACACGTCCGCTACCTGTCGCAGACCTGGCGCAGGCGGATTTCGGTGCTGCCCAATGCCGGCCTGCCCGAACTGGTCGACGGCCGCACCCATTATCCGCTGGGCGCGCGCGAACTGGCCCAGTGGCTGGAGCGGTTCATCGTCGAGGACGGCATCGACATCGTCGGCGGCTGCTGCGGCACCGGCCCCGACCATATCCGGGCGATCGACGACATGCTGCGCCGTCGCGGCGGCGCCCGGCACCGCCCGGCGCCGGTGAAGCGCGAGGTGAACTGGATGCCGGGGGCGGCCTCGCTGTTCGGCTTCGTGCCCTATTTCCAGGAAAACGCCTATTTCTCGATCGGCGAGCGGTGCAATGCCAACGGCTCGAAGAAGTTCCGCGAGATGCAGGACGCCGGCAACTGGGACGGCTGCGTCGGCATGGCGCGCGAGCAGGTGAAGGAGGGCTCGAACGCCATCGATCTCTGCGCCGCCTTCACCGGCCGTAACGAGGTCGCGGACATGACCGCGCTCACCACCGCCATGCGCGGTGCGGTCTCGGCACCGCTGGTGATCGATTCGACCGAGCTCAACGTCATCGAGACCACGCTGAAGCTCTATGGCGGCAAGCCGATCATCAACTCGATCAATTTCGAGGACGGCGAAGAGCCGGCGCGCGCCCGGCTGGCGCTGGCGAAGAAGTTCGGCGCCGCCATGGTGGCGCTGACCATCGACGAAGAGGGCATGGCCAAGACCGCCGATCGCAAGCTCGCGATCGCCGAGCGGCTTTATGCGCTTGCGGTCGACGAATACGGCCTGGCGCCCGAGGATCTGCTGTTCGACCCGCTGACCTTCACCATCGCCACCGGCAACGAGGACGACCGCAAGCTCGGCATCGAGACGCTGGAGGGCATCCGGCTGATCCGCGAGCGCTTCCCGCGCTGTCAGATCATCCTCGGCCTGTCGAACATCTCTTTCGGTCTGAAGGCCGCGGCCCGTCATGTGCTGAATTCGGTCTTCCTGGATCATGCGCTGAAGGCGGGCATGAGCGGGGCGATCGTGCATCTCTCCAAGCTGATGCCGCTGCACAAGATCGCCGAGGACGAGGTGAAGGTCGCCGAAGACCTGATCTTCGACCGTCGCGCCGAGGGCTATGACCCGCTGATCTCGTTCATGGCGCTGTTCGCCGACCGCAAGGCGGAAAGCCAGGCCACCAAGGTGCGGCCCGAGACGGTGGAAGAGCGTCTGAAGCTCCGCATCATCGACGGCGACCGCGAGGGGCTGGGCGCGGATCTGGACGAGGCGATGGCGAAGATGCCGCCGCTCGAGATCATCAACACCGTGCTGCTCGACGGCATGAAGGTGGTGGGCGAGCTGTTCGGCGCCGGCAAGATGCAGCTGCCCTTCGTGCTGCAATCGGCCGAGACCATGAAGGCGGCGGTCGCCTGGCTGGAGCCGCATATGGAGAAGGTGGAGGGCGAGCAGAAGGCGACGATCGTGCTTGCCACCGTCAAGGGCGACGTCCACGACATCGGCAAGAATCTGGTCGACATCATCCTGACCAATAACGGCTATCGGGTGGTCAACCTCGGCATCAAGCAGCCGGTGGCCTCGATCGTCCAGGCGGCGCGCGAGCACAAGGCCGATGCGGTCGGCATGTCGGGCCTGCTGGTCAAATCGACCGTGATCATGCGCGAGAACCTGGAAGAGATGACGCGCGAGGGGCTGGACGTGCCGGTGCTGCTGGGCGGTGCCGCACTCACCCGCAAATATGTCGAGGAAGACTGCGTCGCCGCCTATGGCGCCGGCCGCGTCGCCTATGCCCGCGATGCCTTCGACGGGCTCAGCCTGATGAATGCGGTGGTCGACGGCCGTTTCGATGCGGTGCTCGACGAGGCGAAGCGCAAGCGCGAGGCCCGGCCGTCGAGCATCCGGGGCCCGAAGAAGCGGGCATCGAGCGACGAGGACATCAAGGCGATGCTCGACCGGCCGGTCGATTTCGACGAGGTCCGGCTGCGCCGCACGGAACTGCATGGGGGGATCGAGGTGCCCGAGCCGCCCTTCTGGGGCGCCCGGGTGATCGAGCATGTGCCGCTGAAATCGGTGGTGCCCTATCTGAACGAGACCATGCTGTTCCAGTTCCACTGGGGCTACAAGCGTGCCGGCCGCAAGCCGGCCGAGTTCGAGGCCTATGTGAAGCAGGAACTGTGGCCCAAGCTCGAAGCCCTGCTCAAGACCTGCGCCAAAGAGAAGATCCTGGATCCGCAGGCGGCCTATGGCTATTGGAAGGCGGCGGGCGAGGGCAATGATCTGGTGCTGTTCGAGACCGACGGCACCACCGAACTGGCCCGTTTCCGCCTGCCGCGGCAGGATCGCGAGGGCGGGCTCTGCGTCGCCGATTTCGTCCGCGACATCTCGGATCCGGTGCGCGACGTGATCGGCCTGCAGGTGGTGACCGTGGGGCAGCATGCCTCCGACGTCGCCCGCGACTGGTTCGCCGCCGATCGCTATCAGGATTATCTCTACCTTCACGGGCTGGGGGTGGAGATCGCCGAGGCGATGGCGGAATACGTGCACAAGCGGATCCGCGCCGAGCTCGGCTATGCGGCCGAGGATGCGCGCGAGATCGATCGGATGCTCAAGCAGGGCTATCGCGGGTCCCGCTACAGCTTCGGCTATCCGGCCTGTCCGAACCTTGCAGATCAGCGGGTGCTGCTGGAACTGCTGGGCGCCGATCGCATCGGCATTCAGATGGGGGACGAGGATCAGCTGCACCCTGAACAGTCGACATCGGCCATCGTGCTGCTGCACCCGCAGGCGAAGTATTTCTCCGTCTGA